A window of Nodosilinea sp. PGN35 genomic DNA:
GACCCCCGCCCAGCCCGAAGCCAAAATCAGGGCCACCACCGGCAGATTGAGATACTCCCAGGGGGGCAGCAGCGCCAGCTTGCCCATGATCAGCGGCAGCAGCAGCGTGATCACCGAGAGGGTCACCATCGGCACCGCCATGGGCCAGGGCACCTCTGGGGCGCGGCGGGTTTTAGGCTGCGCCGCCCCCAAAAACGCCAGGCGAAACACCCGCGTCAGGTTGATTGCGGTCAGAGCATTCACCGCAATAAAGACCCCCGCCAGCAGCGGGTAGTCACCGCTGAGAAAGTCGGCCCCCATCCGCAGGCCCCAAAAACAGCCCAGGGGAAACACGCCCACCAAACCCAGGGCTCCGGCGACGTAGGCCAGGGTGGTGGCCGGCATTTTTCGGCCCAAGCCGCCCAACTCCGTGAGGTTTTGGCAGTTGGTGGTGGTGATAATCGCCCCCACCGCCATAAAAATAAGCGCCTTCGCCACGGCGTGGGTGAGCAGCAGGGTGAACGCTACCCCAGGCCATTCGGTACCCACCGCAATAAACACCAGCCCCAGGTAGGCGCTGGTCGAGTAGGAAAACGTACGTTTGAGGTCAACCTGAGCCAGGGCGACGAGCGACGCGCCCACCGCAGTGACAGTACCCACGGCCACCAGGGTGGTCAGGGCCACAGGCGACAGCACCACAATCGGCTGCAGGCGAATCAGCACGTAGGCACCGCAGGTAACCACCACCGAATTTCGCAGAATAGAGGCCGGGTTGGGCCCTTCCATCGCCTCGTCGAGCCACAGGTGCAGCGGAAACTGGGCGCACTTACCAATCGGCCCAGCAATCAACGACAGTCCCAGCAGCGTGGCCAGTGCCGGCGACAGCCCCTCCACCTTGACCCATTCGTACAGGTCGTTGAAGTTGAGGCTGCCCGCCAGCGACGCCAGCGACACCACCCCCATCAGCAGCAGCACATCGCCAATGCGCTTAGTCAAAAAAGCATCGCGGGCAGCGGTGACCACCAGGGGTTGGGCATACCAAAAGCCCACCAGCAGATAGGTTGACAGCGTCAGCATCTCCAGCAGCGAGTAGGAGACAAACAGCGACCCGCTCAACACCAGGCCGCTCATGGCCGCCTCAAAGAATCCCATCAACCCGTAAAAACGAGCCAGGGCCCAGTCTTTCTCCATATAGCCGAGGGCAAATACCTGGGCCAGGAGGCTGAGCCCCGCAATTAGCTCCAGCACCCCTAGGTTGAGCACCGAGATGTCAAAGGCCAGGGTGAGGTGCACGTCGGCAAAGTCAAACCAGGAGAACAAAAGCTCCTGGGAGCCCTGGTTCCAGATGCCGCGAAAGGCCATCAGCCCGTGGACAAACGCGACCAGGGTCATGGCAATGTTGAGGTAGGCCGCCGGCCGAGGGCCGGTGCGGCGAATCAATCCGGTAGACCAGGGCAGCGCCAGCAGCGCCCCGATCAGGCCGTACATCGGCAGCAGCCAGCTAGTTTCGACAAAAAATTGGGTCATCCCGATGTTCTCTGACAACACCTCAACGCTCATCCCCAACGACGTTTTTTGGCCAGCCTACTAAAGGCTAGTTATAAGCTGCTCTCCCCGGTGGTTCTGGAGTGGCCCTGGCACCGCTGCCCCGCCCACGGCCCTGAGCGTGCCAGCCAGGCCGCTAAAAACCGTGGAACCGTTGAGTTGTGGGCTGTACAGCCCACAACTCAACGTCCCTGGTCATGCATAGCCCGACTGGGCCAACTACCAGCTTCTGACCCGCGCCAGAACAAAACTCTAAGGGCTCTTCACCTCGGCTTCTGAGCTTTTTGCTATTCTACCTGATTACCTGAGGGGGGCCGGGCTGGCGATCGCAAGTTTGGGAACTCAATTGATAGAAACTTCTAAAGTCACTGATTAGCAACCCGCCAGATGGGGCGGATTTACCCCGAGGATCAATGGGATCCTCGGCACTGAGGCGGGCGACGGAGGTCAGCTGCCCGGAAAAACCACGCTCTGAATCCTGCCGGGGCGATCGCCCGCCCCCCGGAACCATCCCAGACCTGGCGGCTCGAACCGTGCAGGAGGGTGAGCAATCACTCTTAGCAATCTGTGGATTGATTGCGACAAAAAAAGCTTTGTGCCATAAGCTTTAATAATATTCAACATTAGCAACAATCATTGGGACTTATATTGCAAAAGTGACTACGGACACCTATGCTTAATCTGTCATCAAGAATTTTTGGCAACCTGAAGTTTCAGCTTCCCCAACGGTGACTGCCGGTTCCTCAGTTTTCGGGGTATTTTTTTGCGCCTGAACGACCCATCGGGCTCACTCGTTAAATCCAGGATTGCCTAAATTTTACAAGGAGATTTCGACTATGCCGATTGCTGTGGGAATGATTGAGACGCTGGGTTTTCCG
This region includes:
- a CDS encoding NAD(P)H-quinone oxidoreductase subunit F — encoded protein: MTQFFVETSWLLPMYGLIGALLALPWSTGLIRRTGPRPAAYLNIAMTLVAFVHGLMAFRGIWNQGSQELLFSWFDFADVHLTLAFDISVLNLGVLELIAGLSLLAQVFALGYMEKDWALARFYGLMGFFEAAMSGLVLSGSLFVSYSLLEMLTLSTYLLVGFWYAQPLVVTAARDAFLTKRIGDVLLLMGVVSLASLAGSLNFNDLYEWVKVEGLSPALATLLGLSLIAGPIGKCAQFPLHLWLDEAMEGPNPASILRNSVVVTCGAYVLIRLQPIVVLSPVALTTLVAVGTVTAVGASLVALAQVDLKRTFSYSTSAYLGLVFIAVGTEWPGVAFTLLLTHAVAKALIFMAVGAIITTTNCQNLTELGGLGRKMPATTLAYVAGALGLVGVFPLGCFWGLRMGADFLSGDYPLLAGVFIAVNALTAINLTRVFRLAFLGAAQPKTRRAPEVPWPMAVPMVTLSVITLLLPLIMGKLALLPPWEYLNLPVVALILASGWAGVAVGATVPLSKSLARSLNRPLRIAQDLLAYDFYTERLYDKTVVAAVAILARFSNWFDQYVVDGLVNGVGLASLFGGEGLKYSASGQSQLYLLTIVAGVGLLGIFMTWTLW